The nucleotide window AAGAGAATcatgaaacaatgaaaataatatggTTTAGAGTTCATGGATTTCCCATACCTGAAAAGAATTGCACTATGTGTTTTCAAGTCATCAAACATTGGCCCCTTCTGGGATAGTTCTAGTCATTTGctgaattattttgttgttgcaGTTATGAAGCCAGCATGCTGCTCTTTTCTTTATAGATTAATGATTATAGCatcttagatttagaattggaaggtcAGTCAGTCCAacctgatcattttacagaagataaaaCCTATCCAGAAAAAGGGAGataatttccccaaggtcacccagccagaTAGTAGGTAAAGATAGTAAATAACAAGATAAAAATTGGAAACCctgattctctgactccaaattcaatgctctgtgttatgtggagatggaaagcatggaatccctgcaaagatatgTCTCCACATAACATCTGTCTATTGGATCCACTGGTAACCTTAACTGGTGATTTTTggtttggaaatattttatttttaaaaatcattttaatttgcagcttttaaaaaacacacacatttcTTCAAAGTTCTTGTTGTTAGTCCTATATGAGTTTCTTTTGGATCTTTTTTTACCCCTAGACTTTTTTCTTCTCAGGTTGTCATAGCTCCAATAGGAATTCAGCTTCCTGTAGGGTCATAGAAAGAGTCTTGAGTCCTGTGCTCAAGGGGGCAGTGTATCATAGTGGGACAAGTCTTAGACCATTAAAGCTAGTAGGACCTTTTGACATGAAAAGTGActtaaaaaacaatcaaacaactTTTGCTATTTTGATAAATTACAATCATGATCCAAGCAGAATTCATTGGGAAGCGGTAACAAATGATAGCCGAGAAAACAGGCAAGTTAGATGAATGGCAtgcattttatctcatttattcccctatttttgaaTATCTCAGAGACAAATGGGTAGGAGTTGAATGATGGTGGAAACACTACTTTCTGCAATTTGATGGTCTAGTTAGAAAAGTTGAAAAGTCCAAAGAACCCAAATAACTCTTGTTTGCGAATATAAGCAGAACTCATGGGCCTAGTAGgatgtgtattatatattttaggaCAATTCATGACTGGAGTAAAAcacatttactttcttttttgcaGAATGCAAGTGTATCCGATATAGCTGATGGTAGTCGGCCTCTCTTCACAAACATGATGAAACGTTGGAAAGAGGTGAGTTATTGCCTTATGTAGGCTAGTTTCACTTTGATTACATGGTCTTATACTCTaaccttcccacccaccccctggATACTTTGCCTCCCCCAACTTGCAGGTATAGGGCAAATCCCTTGGGGGGATAACTTTCCAAAGTCCAAGGTGCTCTGTGTGTTCACATTCCTCAAACTATAGTCCACCCTTTGCCCACTTCCACTAGGAACATTTCTAACATTCTCCATtactccttctccctcccaggaCAGTGACAAGAGAATCCTAATGAGCCATATTATCACAGTTTATTTCAAAATCTTTGAAATCTTGAAAGACAACTCCGTCATCAAAAATAGCCTGGAAAAGATCAAAGAAGACATGATCATCAAATTCTTCCCTAACAACACTTTCAACAGAGCCAAAGATATTGAAGATCTCCTCCACACTCAGGTAAGGAGAGCAACACTCTCTGGCTGGCTTTCTAAGTAGaacttggtttaaaaaagaaatgctcatGGTATATGAATGAACCAACTGAATGATAACTTGTACCTCTTGGGACCGAGGATTTCCCGAGTTTGCCAAATATTAGCCAAGAAGAGCAATCATGCCTCCCAGAGTTagctttagaaatcatcttgtgGCATGGATATGCAGGACTAGTGGTCTAAATGTAACTCAGTGAAATATATGATGTGGTGGCCAAAATCTTCCCTTCAAATTGAGGTGATGCTTCTTGTGGTTTGGGGGAAGGTGTGTGAAAAATCACATAAATATATTTCTGGAGAAATGTTGGTCATGATGGTTATCACTGTATCCATGACTAAGGAAAAATTGGTCAACGTAGGGTtgaattcatttttcaaagagtGACTAATAACTTGTAtataacaaaaggaaaatggaaggatTAAGGAGGGGACTTTGGTCATTGAGAAGAAAGAGTCTTATTAAGTCTTGTAGGATTCTCCTATTCTAGACgggaaagaaaaacaagcatAGATTAAGGCAATAAATGAACAGTCTTTTGGCTTGGGGTAAACCACTTTAGAGATTGGGTAGGCaagctccatttaaaaaaaataatcatggaATTGTGTAATGTAACACAAAGCTGAGATTTTACTTATTGATTTTAAAGAAGACTCAGATAATTTACATATTATGGAAGAACAGTTCTGGTAATTATGAATTAGTTCCCTAGCCCTGACATTAGGTCATGGAAATCACAGtgtttccatcttttattttttgaaaaggaccaatgacaccatggggtgatatcttgatttgctcatgaattggacttaagtgaagcagagttgagCTTGCAGTAGGAACTCCCTGCTTCATAAGGAGTTCATTCTATTCTAAACAGCTCCAGTTATGAGAAAGTTCTTCCTTTTATTGAATCCAAATCTACCTTCCTGTGACTTCCACCCAATACCCTCctgtcttatttctttcttctggcacagtaaaattatttttttaaacattctgcCAGATAGGATTATTTATGTCCTTTTATGATTGGGTAGTGATGGATTCCAAGAAAGGTGGGGACTTCTAACTACACTGGGGACCCAAGGGGACCCCTCTGTCACTGATAGGCTTGAGTTACTAGAACTTTTGTCCAGATCCCTGGCTGTAGTCATGTACTATGTTTTGCAGCTAGTCTGTGAGTTACAAAACCCCCCTAACTGTTTATTGTAATAGAAAGATCCCTGGATTAGGAACCTGGAGGCTTGTATTTATCTGAATCCTATGTCTGTCACTCACCAGAAGTTATTTTCTATCTCTGGGAATCTACTTGATAAATGGAAGTATTTAGACTAGAAGACTTCAAGGGTTCCTCCTGCTCTGATGATCTATTGCAGATTTCTGGAGCATGGGATAGAGACAACAAAGAAGCAAGATAGTAGCATGGAAAGAATGGCAACTTAAGCATTGGAGTAAGAGCTCTTAGGAAATTCATGAGcagaataaggggaaaaaaagctgaaAATTTCCTCCTTTTGTCAAACATGGTGCCCCCTATGGTTAATATGAGGACATACAAATAGTCAAGTTTGCTGGATCCAGGAAATCAGTATAGAAAGCTAGGGAGATAATTAACTATAACTTACAATTTTACGTTTTTAGAAAGTTGCTCTTGTTGTTTCATCAAGATTGTATTAATGGTGATACTGAACTGACTCATTGAAATGTCATTTTAAAGCAATTTAGTAAAAATGTGGGAAATGTAGAATGTTCATGGAAGGGTTGGAGAGTTGAGAattcatctccctctcttcttccctccacttTATAGATCATGAAACTGAGAGCTGGAGAagcaaaatacttaaaaaaaatcaataccttACCAGCAATTTAACTTATTTTCTTCTGGATATCTGAGGAAACCAAAACAGTCCACAAAAAGAGGAATTTTCTAAGGGAAAccttgtgcttttcttttttgaagggaCAAGTTTTGCTCTCATCTCCTGTAAGCCGGAGAATTTCCTGGTATATTCCTAGTATAATATGATATCCTTATGACTTAGACATCAGAAATTAACgttacattttcttctcctttacaaTAGGTGAATGATTTCAAAGTCCAAAGGAAAGCTATATTTGAACTAGATGAAATCATGCAAGACCTCTCATCCAAATCTCatctaagaaagagaaaaagaagacagaacaGAAGCCAAAGAACAATCAAACAGTAACCATCCCATCTgcaattctcaaattattttctatttattaatatttaataatttagattatttatataaaatatatattttggatagAGTGACCAACTATTTATGATATCAATTGTTatgtaattaaaaacaaatatctatTACTATATATTCAATTTCTTATTTATGAATTTTATGTCCTACTTCCCCTTTGTCAAGCTATGACAAAATTCCCTTGCCACTTCCTATAAATGGGCTTTTCTGATGCAGATTGCTCCACTTCACTACTGTTTGGAAGACACCACTGTCCATACAGCAGAGTAGAGCAACATGTATTTATTTCACTTGCAAAGCCCTCCAAATGAAGTGACTCTTCTCTCTTAAATCTGCATTCTGAGCCAATAGTTTTTCTCTATTTGATGTTTTGACACATAATACTTGAATGTAttgctctttaaaaaattgtggtatccCAGGTGAATGTACCAGTTATTATAGCAAAGGAATACTATTTAAAACTGAGATTCTACCCAGATGGGAAATAACTCATTGGTTTATATGATTAATAGTCAATATGGTTAAATAAAAGTAtgttttttgcaaatatttttttttctgtttcattcttACACTGTCACTTTTCATTGGAAAAATGCTATAGTCGAAGGGATATTGGCCTTAAAACTGGGATTTGAGGTCAGGTATTGGATCTGCCATTAATTAATTGTGTTTATGGGCAAATAAATTATCCCTTCTGagtcttaattttcttatctgtcaaatggagataaaattgcctattcctctTTATAGTAAGTTAAAACTTTTACTTGAGCCCTATATCTAACATTAAGAACTATTGCTGAGCAAAGGGATAGAGGCCATTGCcctctctcattttttcctcacaagGGGTCCCTATGTTCTGGATCTGTTTAGGTGGTCTGGATCTGGTTCAGTTCTGGTAGGACCTGgactttaaaagataaattggtattatttttttatcctgagGTTCATTAAATCCTCAAGCTCCACTGACTCTTTTTTAAAGAGTcttatcttctgctttagaattaatattatgtattggttctaaggcagaagagtggtaagggctaggcaatgggggttaagtgacttgtccagggtcacacagctaggcagtgtctgaggccagatttgaacccaggacctcctatctttaggcctggctcttaatccattgagctactcagctgccccttcattGACTCTTTAATGGCTTAGGTTCATGTTGGAGAACCTATAGCATGGGTGCCTGAAGCATGCCCTAGGgggcttctccctttcccccctctaccacacctgaggacatttctcccatcacccacccttctgcccagcagcccaatggcagcacttcctccctcccctgtgaaATAGGTAACTGGAATAGATAGGGGATTAGAAAGGGAGACACAGGTACAGCTGGGGTTAAATTAATCCCTCAGCTGGATGGGGaaggtgttatgattaaaaatgataaagattgatataataatataaattagtaatttaattaaagccatggccatgctggcaaaatatatataagactgcgcctatcttttatatttaccgctGGAGACCATTCTCTTTCCCGCTCGCCAGTCAGCTCTTCAGGAAGACCAAGAGGCCTTACTTTCAgatctcctcccatttaaactgtcctctgcgtggtgacgcaggcgtccccacgcccaaagaaccggaactggaaacctgttggaccacgggaaatgtagtttgatagtccccacgtgtccatagaaaatatatatatatatacttttaaatggcatcttccaaattccaattatacaaagGTAACAAACTATCACACACTTAGCTGGGAAATAACAAGATAACAGAAAACAAACACAGTCAGGGAAAACAGTTTAACTCAACAGTGGATTCTTATAGTCTGGgaaggagaaatcaaggaagtatatataaaaagatttttaatagtTAACAAGGGCAGAAAAGGGAAGTAAGAGGAATCAACTGTCATTTAAATCTATGGGTTAACTGCCAGGGAATGTTGGAATGGGAAAATGGCTACTCTGTCACTAACTATAAATAGCCAGCTTGGGGCAGGGCTGATTAGTCAGGGTAAATAGGTATCTCACAGAGCAGTCCACTGGATGGTTTCTAGATGTATCAGGTCCCAGGAAACTTCAGGTATACAGCAAAGTAATCCATTAGGAGTTAGGGAGAATAGGGATTTCTGTGGATGTCCACCAACCCAGAAAGCTCCTATTTCAAACTAATAACTCCTTGGTCTTGCTTGAGGGTATTACAGTAAAATCCAAAGTACAACTCCACAGTTCAAGATCCCAATACCAGTCCATAGGCTGTCCAATTAGTTGCCAAAACCTCAATTCTCTCAAAATCTCAAATCCTCAATTTGCCCAAAGGCAAAACTGCCAGCTTTCAGTCCTTGTGTCCTCAAGCCTCTGCCaacattccaggtttggaattttCAGCTCCTGCCAGGTTTTGCCTGGTCTGCTTTTGCTAATTTATTATAATCCTAATCTACAATTTTCCTATAACACCTGTCTAGGGTAAGGCGGGGGCTCACATGTAGCATGAGGGTGGCACTTTGGGCACTCagactctaaaaggtttgccatcactggcttaggtGTTTAGGTTCATGTCTGGAATCTTCCTAAAGGAGGGAGATAAAAAGGTATTCAATGTACAATATAATTAAGTATGGGGCACGTATTTATTTCTTATACACAAAAGAActggtaaaggaaagaaaagacttaGTGCCTATCAAAATAAACTTGAAATAGTACAGTGGTATCTTGATACACAAGTTTAATTTGATCCATGACCAAGCTTGTAACTCAATTTGCAACatgtgtcaaatcaaatttccccatttaaatgacTGGAAATGCATTTAATCTGTTCCAGCCccaaaaaacctttccatggaagtttgtttcttcctccctttcagaacattttgATAATGTGTGAAATGTATCATTACACAGCTCCAACACACGACTTGTTGCAattttttctgggtgtgtcttttcaataaactgtttaatttttcccccaaatcctgaacatttccttaatctcgcTTGTATTGATACCTCATCCACCTTAGTGGCTCCTCCCCACTAAGTAATTTCCTACAAAACCTCcatatgctgctgctgctgtaactccttcaattcctctgTTGTCAGTTCCTTGCTGTGCTTCTCAGGAGTTCTTCAAAGtcaagcaaaagcaattcaatgcAAATGCTCAAGgggccagataaacactgaactaaaggAGACAGCCTCCTGTAACTTGTGAAACTGAATATTCAgcaggctatctagtggaggGTGGCAGAAGCTCAGAACTTTaagcaaaaaaacccaaccccccaaaaaaaaacccaactactcatatctcaaattgctcatgactTAAGATGCTtgtgtatcaaggtaccactttatttagatattttacttATAATTACCATTATATTTTCTCAGGAGGTTGATATTAAAAATCATCAGAACATAAATGCAATTTGTAGGACTGATGACtagacattttacattttgtattggCTCTTAATTGTTCAAATGATGCCTAGTCCATATCTTCTAAAAAAATTGGACtaagatctcagacagacactgagagcgaggataaacctgagaagctgctgggctaatgatggctaaccagttacaggaaattcagaagagaaagaataataacaaaaaaaagaagtctttaacactcgacagcttctacacagagaaaatccagacaaccgagcaaacagaggaggagaacaaacaaccatgcagaccctccccaaataaggaaaactcctcacaacctatggaagagttcaaatctgagattttgaggaaaatggaagagatctggcaagaaaataacagcttaaaaggtagaatcttgcaactggaaagcgaggctcagaaaccaaatgaactgataagcaaattgaacacaagaaatgaccagattgaaaaggaataccagaagattatggctgaaaacaagaagattatggccaaaaaccaaaagattatggccgattaccagaagattatggccgaaaatcaatccctaaaggctagaattgagcaagtagaaactaatgatctctcaagacaacaagaacaaataaaacaaagccaaaagactgaaaaaatagaaggaaacatgaaatatctcaatgagagagtgacagaccaagaaaaccggtctagaagagacaatttgagaataattggtcttccagaaaaaccagaaattaataaaaacctggactctatactaacagaaataattcagcaaaattgccctgaagtcctacaacaagagggcaatatagacattgaaaggattcatagaacacctgcggcattcgatcaagaaaggaaaacaccaagaaacatcattgcaaaattcaagagtttccaagcaaaagaaaaaatcttacaagaagccagaaagaaacaattcaaatatcaaggagcaacaatcaggatcacacaggatctggcagcctcaacactaaaagaccgcaaggcgtggaatacaatattcagaaaggcaagagagctgggcctgcaaccacggatcaactacccatcaaaattgactatatatttccaagggaaagtatgggcattcaacaaaattgaagaattccaggtatttgcacagaaaagactagggcatagaatcattgcaaacaaatgcaaaagagcagaaataataaatgtaaccttctcagatcataatgcaataaaaataataattagtgagggcacttggacaggaacatcaaaaactaattggaaattaaataatatgattcttcaaaaccaatttgtcaaagaaggaatcatagaaacaatcaacaatttcattgaagaaaatNNNNNNNNNNNNNNNNNNNNNNNNNNNNNNNNNNNNNNNNNNNNNNNNNNNNNNNNNNNNNNNNNNNNNNNNNNNNNNNNNNNNNNNNNNNNNNNNNNNNNNNNNNNNNNNNNNNNNNNNNNNNNNNNNNNNNNNNNNNNNNNNNNNNNNNNNNNNNNNNNNNNNNNNNNNNNNNNNNNNNNNNNNNNNNNNNNNNNNNNNNNNNNNNNNNNNNNNNNNNNNNNNNNNNNNNNNNNNNNNNNNNNNNNNNNNNNNNNNNNNNNNNNNNNNNNNNNNNNNNNNNNNNNNNNNNNNNNNNNNNNNNNNNNNNNNNNNNNNNNNNNNNNNNNNNNNNNNNNNNNNNNNNNNNNNNNNNNNNNNNNNNNNNNNNNNNNNNNNNNNNNNNNNNNNNNNNNNNNNNNNNNNNNNNNNNNNNNNNNNNNNNNNNNNNNNNNNNNNNNNNNNNNNNNNNNNNNNNNNNNNNNNNNNNNNNNNNNNNNNNNNNNNNNNNNNNNNNNNNNNNNNNNNNNNNNNNNNNNNNNNNNNNNNNNNNNNNNNNNNNNNNNNNNNNNNNNNNNNNNNNNNNNNNNNNNNNNNNNNNNNNNNNNNNNNNNNNNNNNNNNNNNNNNNNNNNNNNNNNNNNNNNNNNNNNNNNNNNNNNNNNNNNNNNNNNNNNNNNNNNNNNNNNNNNNNNNNNNNNNNNNNNNNNNNNNNNNNNNNNNNNNNNNNNNNNNNNNNNNNNNNNNNNNNNNNNNNNNNNNNNNNNNNNNNNNNNNNNNNNNNNNNNNNNNNNNNNNNNNNNNNNNNNNNNNNNNNNNNNNNNNNNNNNNNNNNNNNNNNNNNNNNNNNNNNNNNNNNNNNNNNNNNNNNNNNNNNNNNNNNNNNNNNNNNNNNNNNNNNNNNNNNNNNNNNNNNNNNNNNNNNNNNNNNNNNNNNNNNNNNNNNNNNNNNNNNNNNNNNNNNNNNNNNNNNNNNNNNNNNNNNNNNNNNNNNNNNNNNNNNNNNNNNNNNNNNNNNNNNNNNNNNNNNNNNNNNNNNNNNNNNNNNNNNNNNNNNNNNNNNNNNNNNNNNNNNNNNNNNNNNNNNNNNNNNNNNNNNNNNNNNNNNNNNNNNNNNNNNNNNNNNNNNNNNNNNNNNNNNNNNNNNNNNNNNNNNNNNNNNNNNNNNNNNNNNNNNNNNNNNNNNNNNNNNNNNNNNNNNNNNNNNNNNNNNNNNNNNNNNNNNNNNNNNNNNNNNNNNNNNNNNNNNNNNNNNNNNNNNNNNNNNNNNNNNNNNNNNNNNNNNNNNNNNNNNNNNNNNNNNNNNNNNNNNNNNNNNNNNNNNNNNNNNNNNNNNNNNNNNNNNNNNNNNNNNNNNNNNNNNNNNNNNNNNNNNNNNNNNNNNNNNNNNNNNNNNNNNNNNNNNNNNNNNNNNNNNNNNNNNNNNNNNNNNNNNNNNNNNNNNNNNNNNNNNNNNNNNNNNNNNNNNNNNNNNNNNNNNNNNNNNNNNNNNNNNNNNNNNNNNNNNNNNNNNNNNNNNNNNNNNNNNNNNNNNNNNNNNNNNNNNNNNNNNNNNNNNNNNNNNNNNNNNNNNNNNNNNNNNNNNNNNNNNNNNNNNNNNNNNNNNNNNNNNNNNNNNNNNNNNNNNNNNNNNNNNNNNNNNNNNNNNNNNNNNNNNNNNNNNNNNNNN belongs to Gracilinanus agilis isolate LMUSP501 chromosome 5, AgileGrace, whole genome shotgun sequence and includes:
- the IFNG gene encoding interferon gamma, which codes for MNYPSYVLASWLCIILGYAGCVSQATTITADLATLNDYFNASVSDIADGSRPLFTNMMKRWKEDSDKRILMSHIITVYFKIFEILKDNSVIKNSLEKIKEDMIIKFFPNNTFNRAKDIEDLLHTQVNDFKVQRKAIFELDEIMQDLSSKSHLRKRKRRQNRSQRTIKQ